The following coding sequences lie in one Hydrogenophilus thermoluteolus genomic window:
- a CDS encoding IS701 family transposase: MTPIDELECYLTELTEVLGHADRHAGLKDYCRGLLLPIARKSIEPIAAHLDPERVQAKHQALHHFVAKSPWSDEAVLRKVREIVAPHLALDEACYWIVDETGIPKQGRHSVGVARQYCGQVGKNENCQVAVSLSLASEKGSLPIAFRLYLPEAWANDPERRNKAGVPETVTFATKPEIALSQISEALAAGVPPGVVLADAVYGDTTHFRDQLTAWGLRYAVAVREATTVWPPGVEPLQPEPYTGRGRPAKNLRRSPGHEPVSVKALALSLPQSAYRTVTWREGSNGVLRSRFAAVRVRAAHRDYWRSTLREPEWLLIEWPETESEPSHYFLCTLPETYPLTQLVHTVKMRWRIERDYRELKQEVGLGHYEGRNWRGFHHHATLTIAAYGFLLLQRLKGRDKKNGLFPQAPALPHWYVPRGSPKGTTPRTRLDRNDSLLDCPTHRPTALEVSLLRESA; this comes from the coding sequence ATGACACCAATCGATGAACTGGAGTGCTACCTCACAGAGCTTACTGAGGTGCTGGGCCACGCCGATCGACATGCGGGGCTCAAGGACTACTGCCGGGGGCTTCTTTTGCCGATTGCGCGCAAAAGCATCGAACCGATTGCCGCGCACCTTGACCCTGAGCGGGTTCAGGCCAAGCATCAGGCGCTACACCACTTCGTGGCGAAATCTCCGTGGTCGGACGAAGCGGTATTGCGCAAAGTGCGCGAAATCGTCGCTCCGCACCTGGCACTCGATGAGGCGTGCTACTGGATCGTCGATGAGACCGGCATTCCCAAACAGGGTCGCCACTCGGTGGGCGTTGCCCGGCAATACTGCGGGCAGGTGGGTAAAAACGAAAACTGCCAGGTCGCTGTGTCGCTCTCTTTGGCAAGCGAGAAAGGAAGCCTACCGATTGCCTTTCGTCTCTACCTACCCGAAGCGTGGGCCAATGACCCCGAGCGGCGCAACAAAGCGGGGGTGCCGGAAACGGTGACGTTTGCGACGAAACCCGAAATCGCACTCAGTCAGATCTCGGAGGCGCTTGCCGCAGGCGTTCCCCCTGGGGTCGTACTTGCCGATGCGGTTTATGGCGACACCACCCATTTTCGCGATCAACTCACCGCGTGGGGTCTTCGCTACGCGGTAGCGGTACGGGAAGCGACCACCGTGTGGCCGCCTGGGGTCGAACCCTTACAACCGGAACCGTACACAGGACGGGGGCGACCGGCCAAAAACCTGCGTCGTAGCCCTGGGCACGAACCGGTATCGGTCAAGGCGCTGGCACTGAGCCTTCCGCAGAGCGCCTACCGGACGGTCACCTGGCGCGAAGGCAGCAATGGGGTGTTGCGCTCACGCTTTGCGGCGGTGCGGGTACGAGCCGCGCACCGTGACTATTGGCGATCCACCCTTCGCGAACCCGAGTGGCTGCTCATCGAATGGCCGGAAACGGAAAGCGAACCGAGCCACTACTTTCTCTGCACGCTTCCCGAGACCTACCCATTGACGCAGCTGGTTCATACCGTCAAGATGCGCTGGCGCATCGAGCGCGATTACCGCGAACTCAAACAGGAAGTGGGGCTTGGCCACTACGAAGGGCGCAACTGGCGCGGGTTTCACCACCATGCTACGCTCACGATTGCCGCCTACGGGTTTCTGCTCCTGCAACGACTCAAAGGCCGGGATAAAAAAAACGGTCTTTTCCCACAAGCGCCTGCCTTACCCCACTGGTACGTCCCCCGGGGAAGCCCCAAGGGCACAACGCCACGTACCCGACTCGATCGCAACGATTCGCTATTGGATTGCCCAACACATCGCCCGACAGCTCTTGAGGTGTCCCTGCTGCGGGAGAGCGCGTAG
- a CDS encoding site-specific DNA-methyltransferase, whose protein sequence is MVPDKLLLTTPNPIEERIEALRELFPEAFKEGRLDLETFKLLLGERVETGRERYGLSWAGKSEAIRAVQIPSSGTLRPRRDQSVGFDTTENVIIEGDNLEVLKLLQQAYHGKVKLIYIDPPYNTGNDFVYPDDFREGVRQYLRFTGQLSEDGVRLTTAPEEGGRIHSRWLSMMYPRLQLARSLLRDDGVIFVSIDDHELHNLRAIMDEIFGEENFLATVLWQKKYAPSNDTTDFSYTHDYLLSYVKSRRFNEQGKAVATLKRMERTEEQNRLYKNPDNDPRGPWMSGDYTCNKTAEQRPNLYYPIIHPKTGKEIWPSRTAVWRYSRERHEQNVREGRVWWGLNQENETPRYKRYLSEVAGVVADTWWEHTDVGHTDEAKKEFKALFGEDADAFDTPKPVRLLKRLLQLATEPDAGDIVLDFFAGSGTLGQAVLEMNQEDGGNRRFVLVQLPEPTRNPNYPTISSVTRGRVQKAAERIRSGEEKSAVRLLEPDGQDLGFRVFSLDTSNFKLWDGEAEDIQGQLEALVDNLVEGRSQEDVLFELLLKAGLPLSSKIQEQEIQGQKVYSVAEGQLLVCLERPIRAETLRAMMALEPKPLQVVCLDVAFSGDDALKTNIALEMRDRGIRFRTV, encoded by the coding sequence ATGGTACCCGACAAGCTTCTCCTCACCACGCCGAACCCGATCGAGGAGCGCATCGAGGCCCTCCGCGAACTCTTCCCTGAGGCCTTCAAGGAGGGGAGGCTCGACCTGGAGACCTTCAAGCTGCTGCTCGGCGAGAGGGTGGAAACGGGGCGGGAGCGCTACGGGCTGTCATGGGCCGGGAAGTCCGAGGCCATCCGCGCGGTGCAAATCCCCAGCAGCGGGACCCTGCGGCCCAGGCGGGATCAGTCCGTAGGCTTCGACACCACCGAGAACGTGATCATCGAGGGGGATAACCTCGAGGTGCTCAAGCTGCTGCAGCAGGCCTACCACGGCAAGGTCAAGCTGATCTACATTGACCCCCCGTACAACACCGGCAACGACTTCGTATACCCCGACGACTTCCGGGAGGGCGTCCGGCAGTACCTTCGCTTCACCGGGCAACTCTCCGAGGATGGGGTCAGGCTGACCACCGCACCCGAAGAAGGAGGACGAATCCACAGCAGGTGGCTGTCCATGATGTACCCCCGGCTGCAACTCGCCCGAAGCCTCCTGCGGGACGACGGGGTGATTTTCGTCAGCATTGACGACCATGAGCTGCACAACCTCCGGGCGATCATGGACGAGATTTTCGGGGAGGAGAACTTCCTCGCCACCGTTCTTTGGCAGAAAAAGTATGCCCCCTCGAATGACACCACCGATTTTTCCTACACCCATGACTATCTGCTCTCCTACGTGAAGTCTCGCCGGTTCAACGAGCAAGGGAAAGCCGTGGCGACGCTCAAACGAATGGAGCGCACGGAAGAGCAGAACCGGCTTTATAAAAACCCTGACAATGACCCCAGAGGGCCGTGGATGTCTGGGGACTATACGTGCAACAAGACAGCGGAACAGCGGCCCAACCTTTACTATCCGATCATTCATCCCAAGACCGGCAAGGAGATATGGCCGAGCCGAACTGCCGTTTGGCGCTACAGCAGAGAAAGGCACGAACAAAATGTTAGAGAAGGCCGTGTCTGGTGGGGGCTGAACCAAGAAAATGAAACACCCCGCTATAAGCGCTACTTGAGTGAGGTTGCAGGGGTAGTGGCCGATACTTGGTGGGAGCATACCGACGTCGGGCACACCGACGAAGCGAAGAAAGAATTCAAGGCGTTGTTCGGGGAGGACGCCGACGCCTTCGATACGCCCAAGCCGGTGAGGTTGCTCAAGCGGCTGCTTCAGCTCGCTACCGAGCCCGATGCCGGGGATATCGTCCTTGATTTCTTCGCGGGGTCAGGCACGCTGGGTCAGGCCGTGCTGGAGATGAACCAGGAGGATGGGGGCAACCGGAGGTTCGTCCTCGTCCAGCTACCCGAACCCACCCGCAACCCCAACTATCCGACCATCAGCAGCGTGACTCGAGGCCGGGTGCAAAAAGCGGCGGAGCGCATCAGGTCGGGGGAGGAAAAATCAGCAGTCCGGCTCTTGGAGCCGGACGGCCAGGACTTGGGCTTCAGGGTCTTCAGCCTGGATACCAGCAACTTCAAGCTCTGGGACGGCGAGGCCGAGGACATTCAGGGCCAGCTCGAGGCGCTCGTGGATAACCTCGTCGAGGGGCGCAGCCAGGAGGACGTGCTCTTCGAGCTGTTGCTCAAGGCCGGTCTGCCTCTATCCTCGAAGATTCAGGAACAGGAGATCCAGGGACAAAAGGTGTACTCGGTGGCGGAGGGGCAGTTGCTGGTCTGCCTCGAGCGGCCCATCCGGGCCGAGACCCTGCGGGCGATGATGGCCCTGGAGCCTAAGCCCCTTCAGGTGGTGTGCCTGGACGTGGCCTTCTCGGGCGACGACGCGCTCAAGACCAACATCGCCCTGGAGATGCGGGACCGGGGCATCCGCTTCCGCACGGTGTAA
- a CDS encoding IS5 family transposase — protein sequence MQASFSELEYASKKKVTRRDRFLAQIDAVTPWSALVAEIEPFYPKGTGRGRPPIGVERMLRMYIAQQCFGLSDEGIEDAIYDSQAIRRFVGIDLSRESAPDATTLLKFRRLLETHHLTERIFAAINTVLAQKGLILKEGTVVDATIIAAPSSTKNRSGKRDPEMHQTKKGNQWYFGMKAHIGVDAETGITHTLVTTPANTNDVTQAHALLHGEEKVAFGDAGYQGVEKRQENRNGKVRWEVAMRPGKRKALPKTAMGRLIDKIEQLKASVRAKVEHPFHIVKNLFGMKKVRYKGLAKNTAQLYTLFGLANLLIAKRQLFALNAQGAS from the coding sequence ATGCAAGCGAGCTTTTCCGAACTTGAATATGCGAGCAAGAAGAAAGTGACGCGGCGTGACCGGTTTCTTGCTCAAATCGACGCGGTAACGCCTTGGTCGGCGCTGGTGGCTGAGATCGAACCGTTCTACCCGAAGGGAACCGGACGAGGCCGGCCGCCGATTGGCGTGGAACGCATGCTGCGCATGTATATTGCCCAGCAGTGCTTCGGATTGTCCGATGAAGGGATCGAAGACGCCATCTACGACAGCCAGGCCATCCGGCGCTTCGTTGGCATCGACCTGTCGCGGGAGTCTGCGCCCGATGCCACCACCCTGCTCAAGTTTCGCCGCCTGCTGGAAACGCACCATCTGACCGAGCGCATCTTCGCCGCCATCAATACCGTGCTGGCGCAGAAGGGTTTGATCCTCAAGGAAGGCACGGTCGTTGATGCCACGATCATCGCCGCACCGTCCTCGACCAAGAACCGAAGCGGCAAGCGCGATCCGGAAATGCATCAAACCAAGAAGGGCAATCAGTGGTACTTTGGCATGAAAGCCCACATTGGCGTCGATGCCGAAACCGGCATCACCCACACGCTGGTGACCACCCCGGCCAACACCAATGATGTCACCCAAGCCCATGCCCTGCTGCATGGAGAAGAGAAAGTGGCCTTTGGCGATGCGGGCTACCAGGGCGTCGAGAAGCGGCAAGAGAACCGCAACGGCAAGGTTCGATGGGAAGTCGCGATGCGTCCGGGCAAACGCAAGGCGCTGCCGAAGACGGCGATGGGCAGATTGATCGACAAGATCGAGCAACTCAAGGCAAGCGTGCGTGCCAAGGTCGAGCACCCGTTTCACATCGTCAAGAACCTCTTCGGCATGAAGAAGGTACGCTACAAGGGATTGGCGAAGAACACTGCGCAGCTCTACACGCTCTTTGGGTTGGCGAATCTGCTGATCGCCAAGCGGCAATTGTTTGCGCTCAACGCCCAAGGTGCGTCCTGA
- a CDS encoding restriction endonuclease, whose translation MKIKFESDQEYQLEAIRAVTGVFEGQPLGEGLYTLSMESDELYGIAAYANQLLLSPEAVLENVRRVQEANGLPLSERLEAIEIPDGGIALNFSVEMETGTGKTYVYLRTIYELHHLYGFKKFIVAVPNVAIREGVLSNLRLTKEHFGALYGNVPVDYWVYDSKQVSRLRSFATESTLQILIINIDAFNKPGNNVIFLPNDRLSGFRPIEFIRAAHPIVIVDEPQNFESDLAKRALASLNPLCTLRYSATHRNPYNLLYRLDPVRAYDLGLVKQIEVTSVLEEENFNVPYLKLKEVKATKSSISAKAELDVWDGSATKRKSVTLKQGSDLYELSGGRELYRGYVVDEIDAGFKYVSFANGVRLEEGQEQGVGADALMRAQIRETVREHLNKELAVARLPEGQRLKVLSLFFIDRVANYRGEDAKFRRWFEEAYLELSALPAYASLNLPPVEQVHGGYFAEDRTGWKDTSGNTQADEEAYEKIMRDKERLLSLEEPLRFIFSHSALREGWDNPNVFQICTLNETRSEIKKRQEIGRGLRLPVRENGERSFDARVNRLTVIANESYRDFAKALQTEIEEETGIAFGQERIKNSRERRTLKLKKGWELNEDFRALWERIKHHTRYRVEFDTEDLVRRAAKAIREMPKVERPRYRIEKGRIVRLGKDLETELARVNTEDPDFRPAVPDLLAYLQRETELTRGTLARILKESGRLADAKVNPQQFIDLALSAVRNTLEELMVEGIKYERLEGQAYDMMLFESKELIGYLDKIVEVSNSIYDGVIFQSEVERGFAEALDRREDVKLFVKLPDWFEVDTPLGKYRPDWAVVMVDGEQEKLYFICETKGSKDVTKLRVSERLKIESGRAHFRELEVPYVVETSAAELSPERVRSSCQGSE comes from the coding sequence ATGAAGATCAAGTTCGAGAGCGACCAGGAGTACCAGCTCGAGGCCATCCGGGCGGTGACGGGGGTATTCGAAGGGCAGCCCTTGGGCGAGGGGCTCTACACCCTGAGCATGGAGTCCGACGAACTCTACGGCATCGCCGCCTACGCTAACCAACTGCTGCTCAGCCCGGAGGCTGTGCTGGAGAACGTCCGCCGGGTGCAAGAAGCAAACGGGCTGCCCCTGAGCGAGCGGCTCGAGGCCATCGAGATCCCCGATGGCGGCATCGCGCTCAACTTCTCGGTGGAGATGGAGACCGGGACCGGCAAAACCTACGTCTACCTCCGCACTATCTACGAGCTGCACCACCTCTACGGCTTCAAGAAGTTCATCGTCGCCGTGCCCAACGTCGCCATCCGGGAGGGGGTGCTCTCGAACCTGCGCCTCACCAAGGAGCACTTCGGCGCCCTCTACGGCAACGTGCCGGTGGATTATTGGGTCTACGACTCCAAGCAGGTCTCGCGGCTGCGCTCCTTCGCCACCGAGAGCACCCTGCAAATCCTCATCATCAACATCGACGCCTTCAACAAGCCGGGCAACAACGTTATTTTTCTCCCCAACGACCGGCTCTCGGGCTTCCGCCCCATCGAGTTCATCCGGGCGGCGCACCCGATCGTCATCGTGGACGAGCCGCAGAACTTCGAGAGCGACCTGGCGAAACGGGCCTTGGCAAGCCTGAACCCCCTCTGCACGCTGCGTTACTCGGCCACCCACCGCAACCCCTACAACCTGCTCTACCGGCTCGACCCGGTACGGGCCTACGACCTCGGGCTGGTCAAGCAGATCGAGGTGACGTCGGTGCTCGAGGAGGAGAACTTCAACGTTCCCTACCTGAAGCTGAAGGAGGTCAAGGCCACCAAAAGCAGCATCAGCGCGAAAGCAGAGCTCGACGTTTGGGACGGGAGCGCCACCAAGCGCAAATCCGTGACCCTCAAGCAGGGCTCCGACCTTTACGAGCTGTCGGGGGGGCGGGAGCTGTACCGGGGCTACGTGGTGGACGAGATCGACGCGGGCTTCAAGTACGTGAGTTTCGCCAATGGGGTGCGTTTGGAGGAGGGGCAGGAGCAGGGGGTGGGCGCCGACGCGCTCATGCGGGCACAGATCCGCGAAACCGTGCGGGAACACCTGAACAAGGAACTCGCCGTCGCGCGGTTGCCGGAGGGACAGCGCCTCAAGGTGCTGTCCCTGTTCTTCATCGACCGGGTGGCCAACTACCGGGGCGAAGACGCCAAGTTCCGGCGCTGGTTCGAGGAGGCCTACCTCGAGCTTTCCGCGCTCCCGGCCTACGCCTCCTTGAACCTTCCCCCGGTGGAGCAGGTGCACGGGGGCTACTTCGCCGAGGACAGGACGGGGTGGAAGGACACCTCGGGCAACACCCAGGCCGACGAGGAGGCCTACGAGAAGATCATGCGCGATAAGGAGCGGCTCTTGTCGCTGGAGGAGCCCTTGCGCTTCATCTTCAGCCACTCGGCCTTGCGCGAGGGCTGGGACAACCCCAACGTGTTCCAGATCTGCACGCTCAACGAGACCCGCTCCGAGATCAAGAAACGCCAGGAGATCGGGCGGGGTCTGCGCCTGCCGGTGCGCGAGAACGGGGAACGCTCGTTCGACGCCCGGGTCAACCGGCTGACCGTCATCGCCAACGAGAGCTACAGGGACTTCGCCAAGGCCCTGCAGACCGAGATCGAGGAAGAGACCGGCATCGCCTTCGGGCAGGAGCGCATCAAAAACAGCCGCGAGCGGCGCACCCTCAAGCTCAAGAAGGGCTGGGAGCTCAACGAGGACTTCCGCGCGCTCTGGGAACGGATCAAGCACCACACCCGCTACCGGGTGGAGTTCGACACCGAGGACCTGGTGCGGCGGGCCGCCAAGGCCATCCGGGAGATGCCGAAGGTCGAGCGCCCGCGTTACCGCATCGAGAAGGGGCGCATCGTCCGGCTTGGCAAAGACCTCGAGACCGAACTCGCCAGGGTCAACACCGAAGACCCGGACTTCCGCCCCGCCGTCCCCGACCTGCTGGCCTACCTCCAGCGCGAGACCGAGCTGACCCGCGGCACCCTGGCCCGCATCCTCAAGGAGTCGGGGCGGCTGGCGGATGCCAAGGTGAACCCCCAGCAGTTCATCGACTTGGCCCTGTCTGCCGTCAGGAACACCCTCGAGGAGCTGATGGTGGAGGGCATCAAGTACGAACGGCTCGAGGGACAGGCCTACGACATGATGCTCTTCGAGAGCAAGGAACTCATCGGCTATCTGGACAAAATCGTCGAGGTGAGCAATTCCATCTACGACGGGGTGATCTTCCAGTCGGAGGTCGAGCGGGGCTTCGCCGAAGCCCTGGACAGGCGCGAGGACGTGAAGCTCTTCGTCAAGCTGCCCGACTGGTTCGAGGTGGACACCCCGCTGGGCAAGTACCGCCCCGACTGGGCCGTGGTCATGGTGGACGGTGAGCAGGAGAAGCTCTACTTCATCTGCGAGACCAAGGGCAGCAAGGACGTGACCAAGCTGCGCGTCAGCGAGCGCCTCAAGATCGAGAGCGGCAGGGCCCATTTCCGGGAGCTCGAGGTCCCTTACGTCGTGGAGACCTCCGCGGCCGAGCTGAGCCCCGAGCGCGTCCGATCGAGCTGCCAAGGTAGCGAATGA